ccttaaccgggtaggtcctgacaggcctaATTGTacaaatcccttcaccgggtgactcattagcttgggttctaaatcctttcacaaggttactcctaacaaagtaaaAATCTtaatagggttgaggtaaatcccttaaccgggggactcctaacagggtcttctcctaaccgggCTATGCTCCTAAAAAGgcgcattttgaaagagtgcattattttatgggtaccaattcccactgtggttttcccatttgggtttccacatgaaaatattggtgttcatgtgttgattgatttcttatgtgttgaagttgatatctttctattacatgcatgttgatgaacacttagaagaatagtttgataaatctgattagcaGTATGATTATAGTTATTATCGGtactgtttatgagttgttttgaaagaattttttgctaattgttaaagttttaaattttattgttattattgattcaccccccctctcagtaataactggatCCTCACAAATAACATTTAAATGGCTTGATCATGCTATGACGATGAAACGATCCTTTTTCTCTTTTGGGGATTATCAAGATCTCTCAATTTTACCTCTCCTTGAGGTTACCTTGTTAGACCACTAACCCATCAAGTTCAACATTGAATGGCAAGTGGGTCATGTACGAACTTCCAAGGCttagtttcttttttttaaaacctaTTTGTTGAGCCATCTGCCCATGATGGCCCACATTTAGCGGGTTTGAAATTTAGAGAATTGTCCTGACTCAACAAGTTGGGTGGATCACTCGGTGGAATGGTGTTATTCAATGTACGACTtgctttatctagatttatggTCGATAACTAGCCATGTATCACCAACAGTCATACAAGGTTACCACCTTGGATCTCCATCACACCATGAAGGCTCTTGCTGCCAATCCTTTCTCTCCCACCCTACAAGTGAGGGTTGCTCAACTCGATCATCAAAGTTGATAGCCATGTTGTTTGTAGTACCCAGATCAAAGCTATTCTTCATTGGCTTAAGGTTGGGGAtcattatttcaaagaatttttcttggcTCTTTGAGCTTGTCATTCCTCACTAAGCATGAAAAGAATCAAGGAAGGTCATATACTATTCTTTGAGCTACTAGATATTCTCCAGATGTTTGTTTGTCATTGTGAGAAATTCTTTATTGCTTAAGAAGACTTGCTTGAGTGAAATAGGGCTCTGCGTGAGTGCCTTAATGTTGTTCCCTCTTGGCTCTCTGAAGTACAAAAGGTTTTCTTGTGACCAATTTCTCACCATTGAGGACCTTAAGAAAGTTGCATTCTCCATGGTCAATGATAAGACCCTTGGGTGAAATGGATTTCCTTGTGAATTTTACAAATCTTTTTGGCCTTGTGTGAGGTCTGATTTGCATAAGGTCTACCTAGAAgcctttaaatttttatttttttaaaataatgccTAGTAAAAAATTTAACGCGACTAGCAacgctggcatgacacgccctctAGCTCCACATGAAACACTTTAAACTcgaagctatgaaccagtgaggccacaactGAGGGACCTCAtgcccacacttcacttgttcaaacccgcgagcacaatggcccaacaaagACACAAGtcctgcgagcacaatggcccagcaggggtttaaaacttggtggccacttcaccaacaaagtgttttaattgcgacactacatgtccgaagacaacctagaattctttaattatcaaTCTCTTGGTTAGTTAATTAATAAAGGGAATATCAAGTTCATACCTAAGGCATGTGACCTTGAAGACATTTGCAACTAGCGACCTATTACTTTTCTCAATGTTTCCTATTAGATTGTTGCCTAGGCCTTGGCTCTAAAGATTTATTGTCTTCTTTCATAAATTGTCCACCCTAAACAAATTGGTTTCATTAAATCTAGATTCATCCTAGATAATCTCATTGTAGTTTATGAAGGCATAAAATGGGCTCGTCGATCTAAACATAGTGCCATCTTTATCAAGATCAACTTTGCCAAAGCATATGATTTGATAGAGTGGCCTTCCACTCTTGCCATGTTTGAAGCTCTTGGTTTTGGTCCTCATTACATCTAGTTTGTGAAGATGTTATTTGGGGATGCATCTGCATGCATCATCATCAATGGTCACCAATCTTCAACCTTCGGGCTATATAGATCTATCTACTAGGGTTTCCCTTTGGCTCCTTCCTTGTATGTGCTAGCCACTGGGGGATTTGGGTATTTGCTTGCTAATTCTATCTCCATTGGGTGGGTAAGGGGAAATTCCTTGCTTGAGTTACCTCACATCTTGTCAATTGCCATTTTGTGGATGACTCTTTTCTCACCCTCATTGAAGATGAGTATAATGTTCGGGAGGCTCCCTAGTGTCTTGACACTTTCTGTTTGACCTCTGGGTTGTTGATTTAAGGGTACACAATCTAGTGTTATCAACAATCGTTTCTCCTAGCTCCTCATTGGATGCTCCAATATGGGTTGAAGTGGATAGGTCATGGTGAAATATTTCAATATCTTGGTATCCCTTTTTCTTTACAGGGCTCTCCTATGGACCTCTAGAATGTGCTCCTCATTAGAATTAAGAAAAAGTTGGCTTACTAGATCACCAAGCCGCTTTCTTTAGCTTGTAAATTTTAGATTTGCTCTAAAATTCCTATAGCCACCCATGTTTATTATTCATCTTGCTAGGCTCCCTCAAAAGCTTCTTACAATAAACTTGAGAAACTTCTTAGAGATTTTTTATGGGCCTCTTCGGCTAATCATTGTGGCTTTCATATAGTGGCTTGGGAGTTATGTTGCCTCCTGTGTGATTCCGATGGACTTGGGCTTCTTTCTACTCAGAAGCAACAACTCACTTTATGTGCTAAATGGGTCATTTATGCCATCTCTAGAAAAgaggcttggaaaatccttctCTGACATTATATTTTTTTAGGATTTCCTGTTAACTAACCTTCCTAGAAGGGGATTCATACCCTTCTTATTATGAAATATGTCATTCATATTGAAGCCACCTTTGTTGCAAAAAGTATTTGGTGTGCTTGGGAAGTTGTCAAGCCTTGGCTTTAGTGGAATGGGTTTGGTTTCAGAGATGGTCTTTCTTTCAACCAACACAATATTTAGTGGTCTCTACTCATTCAGCTTCAGGGGCTTCTTTTGGTGCATGTGCCTGGGGTTCATGCTCTGTGCTTTCATATGTGCAATATTTGCACACCTCGAGACTTTTTTCTAGAGTTAGTATGAATCTTTGCTCTTGGGAAGATATGTAGACCCAATTCTAGCTTATTTGGCCAAATCAATAGATATTTGACACTGTTGTTTCTTCTTTGCCTCTCAATATGCTACACAAGCTAGGTTTTTATTCTATgaaaccttggtggaaagattggcaTTGGTTCCCCAATATCTCTTTTTATAGTTACAAACCTTGGATGAGGTATTGCTAGCTCTCTCTGCACCTGCCCATGGTGCCAACCTTTAATCTTTAGTGGTATTTGCAGTCTCTCAGGTGGTTTGGAGTCGTAGATTCCATAATATTTTATCTGCTATCCTTGAGACCAAGCTCACTCATTTTTCTTGATGTAATTTTTTTCAAGGCTTGCCTTTGGGCTCTTGCTTGAGGCATATGTGTATTCCTGATTCGTGTTGCCCTTCTTATAGATAACCTGAAACTTTCACACACCTCTTTAGGTTTTGCCGCTATGCTCAAAATTTGTGGTgttggattcatgatttctttcagcTGTTTCAGCAAGAGCCCTTTTCCTGACATATGGTCCttttaggggatttgccttgcatcCCCTTCAAATTTACCTAAATTTGACATGCTTTCAATGTGGAAATCCTCTTTACAATATGGaaaaataaaaatgctattttGTTATCTCATAGCTTGATTGATATTCATGTTTCACTTTTTACTTAAGTGTGTTTATGTAATAATGTGATGCTTCAAATTCAAGTGCAAGCCAACAAGATTGCCTTGGAGGTGGCCCATGTTCAAATCCTTCTGGAGCATTGGGGAAATGTTTCGTGTACGGTTGCTAGAGTGCCTCCAAATTCTTCTACCGACCCCTCTATTGGTCCTTTTGCCTCCCATGATCAGTCTTTGCCCCACGACCGTTGACATGGATGTAGCTCTTTCACTTGCTGTTCCCAGACCCTGCAATCCTAGGCTGCCTACAACTAGTCTGGTGGTGGCAATGCTTTCAACAAGTGGTGCTTTGCCTCTTCGGCACATAGGGGTTTTGCCTCTAGGTGGGGTTTGGGGAGTGTGGACCTGGCCACCGGTGGTGCCAACTTTCGATGGTGATAATGGATGGCCTAGCTCTTTTAAAGAGCTCCCGCATTTGACTCTGGCGATCTCGCACCCACTAATTTATGGGGTCCTAAGGATGATAGAGATCTGCCTCCTTTGGCCATTGCTTTAGCTTCTCTCTGGACTTGGTCTGTGTTTATTGTGGTTTTTGACTCTTTAGGCTCTACTCTTTTGACTCCTGAGAGGTTATCTTGTATCCCCCTACTTTTTTTTTGTGAACAATGTACCTTCTCTTTAATTAATGGAAATGACTACTATTCATCAAAAAATAATCTTGAATGTCCATACAAACTAAAGTTAGTTCCAATATAACAAAAAAGTACATTTCATGATGTTGATCGAGAATCTTTTAAATATAAAGTAGTGTCATTTATGAAATGAGGCAACCAATAGAATCAAACACCTATGAAAAATAATTGATTGTACTATTAATTATTTTATAGTCAAAATGAATAGAGTGAAAAATATTCAGAAGGTACAATTAATTATGAACCCAATATAAAATGTTAACCCAattttaataattcaaaatatatttaaaGCAAACTATTTTAATTCTACTCTACCAACTtctaaaaatgaaaataatttcttaattaagaGACGCATTAAAGTGATTGCTTGTACCTTCCATGCATTCACATTTTTTAATCTCTTTTTAAAATGGGTAATATATAAAGTTAATTACGAAATTATGCTCCACTTACCTTATCCCATTTCCATTTTCTTATATTCTCTTCTCATATGCTTTTCCCACATGATTAGCTGTTCATTCAATTATGATGAATGAGAATGAGAATGTGAAATGCTCAACTTTGTTACAGCATGCATTATTTTCCACTGAGAAGAGTAAAATAATGTTCATCTTGCACAAACTCCATACGCCACGTATTTAACAAAACTATAACTTGAAATTCTGGGTATCATGGCCACTGGCTTAATGGTCCCGCCTGATTTTTTTTGGGTATTTCACGCACAGTTTGGGGACTAATTTTGATTGTGGACCTAGATCATCAAACAAATTTAGTATGATGAATATTCATGCAAAATCTTCCTCTTCGTACGATACTGTCTTCCGAGGATTTTGATTGTATTTTAGGCCAAAAGTCCCTAAATACGGTCATTCTGCGAAATGAGTAAGCAACCTTTCGGACATTTTACGCAGTCTTTAACTAATAAGTGGAGGCGGCGCTGACTTTAAATTATGTCCAGGCAAAACTCTGGTGGGACTGCATCAGGTAAGCTTTTGTAAGGAATAAGGTCACTCAACAAATCAAAGCAAACCTCTTTTTAGATTCCTTCACATGTCTGATTGTCGGCGTTTGTGATTGCTACAGTTGTTGTCACCACAGTTAAAATCCTCCCCTGAATTTTACACTGGGTTGTGAGAAATTTGGGGATTGGGTTGCCTCTGTGAATTCGAATTTCCTTGTTGCTTTCTTTGGATAGTTAAGTTCTTTTTGGGTATCAGTCATGGAGTGGTTTGATCATGTTGACCTGGATAACGAATATGATAAACTGAGAATCCGAATGAATCCTCCCAGGTTTTTAAAATTTCTTTCATTGTATGATTAATGGCTATGCATGTTTAAATTCTTTTGGGCTATTTTTTAAGTGAAGGTGTAGTACTGAACTGGTTATTGATGATCAGGGTGGTAATTGATAATGAAGCCTGTGAGGATGCCACATTGGTCAAGGTATGTGTTAATTCTATATTTGGGTTTCTTGTATTATCATGTAATGTGTTGTCAACAAAGGCTTGTTAGTGTATTATACCGAGAATTATAATATAGTAACgaaattaggttttttttttgtaGCTAATTCTAAAATTATAAGTCATTCTATGATGGTTTCAGAGTTCTCAGAAAGAATGAGGTTGAATTCTTTATTCTAATTCTAAAAGTTTGATGTTTACTAGAGTACTCTTGAAACTGTAAAAACAACATGATAGTTGTAGCTAAATTCATGTTATCCTTTGGTCTGGTTTACTGACTTCAAATTTTATGTTTAGATGCAATAATTGAGCCAAATTCTCTAGGATTTTATAATCTTTTCTGTGTAGGTTGACAGTCTCAATATACATGGGATCCTTTTGGAGGTTGTTCAAGTGCTGGCTGATTTTGACCTCATCATTAGCAAGGCTTACATATCTTCTCTTGGTGGATGGTTCATGGATGGTAATTCTTCACCCAACTCATCGAGTTACCTTCTATACTACAACTTTTACAAGTGTGTTGATTTTATCTCTGAGGGCTTTTGCACTGCGCGTTTGGTTTGTATGTGACAGTTTTCCATGTAACTGACAAGAATGGGaacaagcttgctgatgaggggcTAATTAATAATATCCAACAGGTATCTATGCTTTATATTTCTCTCCTAGTTTGAAGAGACACAATCTTAATTATGGTCCCTTTCACTTTGTGTGTCTAGATATCTGGTTTTGATTCATTAGAAATCATTAATGAAGTTCATTAAATTCTACAAGTAGTAAACTACTACATTGCAATGATGACGATCACTTGTTCATTAAAACTTTTTGTTATATGGCATCAAAGTAAGAACCCTCAAATACAGGGTGTGGCAATCCTCTTGTTCAATCATCACAATTCTAAGGTATAATGTGAGGCCCATGGCCATGACTATCATAAAGACAAAATGGCAATAGTTGCCTGAaaaatggttcataaggcacaacacttgctgaaggttttgcaaatagggttgcaagctaagtgggtttaaccttggagggaactccgtGGTTAAGCACGCTTGAGTTGGAGTTGTACtgagatgggtgacctcccgggaaggcccaatgcttcacccctgtgagcatcacctagatgcaatgagtgctaagtggaccattcattctcatgagagatgggttcttgtgaaccactactcatgaaacatgggtcaatgagtttgactcaaaaaaactacacagttgaaccctgatagcaatatcattgtttgacttgctgtggaaaatacctcctacttatcaactCTATATATGTGAATCAGGTGTAAAGAAAGCAAAGTGTATTTATATCAGCATATAAAGGGCATTATTTGGCTGGATTTCAGAGCGGTTATTGCATTTAGTCCCCTAGATAGTCATGGCCAAGGTTGAGAATCATACTGTGAGAATGGTTTATGTGAACTCGTATTTTTTCATTGCATTGCATACACCACATAgatgttttgaaaatatttcaACTAATTTTTTGTTGGTACAATCAAATTGCTACAAATAAGGCTGTTCTGTTATTCCTGGAAACTGTTTTGTAGAAAGCTATGTACTCTTCACTATTAGACAATCAATTTCTGAGTGACAGGTTCCATATTTCCTATTTCATCTCATAATCCAAAAGGTTTACCCTATGCCTCTGTAGATTTTTTACCCAAATAGGCCTCATTTCCAATACAATGTTTTTTATAGCTTGTAAATTTCCATTTCAAGTAGTTGAAAAATAAAGGTTATTTTGTTTCTTCAACGTAAAGTCCTTTAAGTTTTAAAAAGGTTTCTTACTTAATGTGCATTGGTTGTAAACGAAGGAGCTACTTCTACCCATCAGTATTCTCTTTTGTTGGAGTCATCCAAGTGAACTTTTTAACATTGTTCCCTGTACTTGCAAACATAATTCATGTTGAAGGCTTAGTGTATCATGTGCTCACAGATATTATAAATGAATTTGTTGTTTTGTGTCATGGGCAATATACATGATCTCATGTCATTTTTGTATCCAATATTTATGAACTGCAATTCTTTAGCCCAAGGAGCCCTAAGTGGGAAAATATTATTTATGTTTGCCTCAGTGAAATTCATGAATCCTTTTGATGAGTTTGTTATGTCTGCTCATTGCTCTGGATGCTCAGTTCATTAGCCTTGGAAGAATGTTTTTCTATCACGTTAAGGGAACACTAGTGTCTTGTTGTTCCATTTGTtgaatcaatttcaatttttaggGAGAGTGTACATTTCAAGGTCAATTTGCTAAGGAAATGTGTCTCATCTAGACTTGGGTCTGACAAAGTTCATGGTCTCCTTTAAATATGCCCTACATTTATTCATTTTCTTCTGGGTTTGGTATATAGTTATATTTTCGTTGAATTAGTGCATTTTGCCAACTACAAACAAGGTTATTAGGTTTTTCTATTCATGTAAATTTGTATAACCAATCCCTAGAGTCTCTGGTGAACCATCATTAGTTAAAGTTTTATTCTTCATCTCTTTGTACTATTTGCTGCTTTTGGATGATATGTTTCTTAAGATCGAAAATTTATATGTGGTTCATATCTTCCTTGACGATTGTCACAATTTTTGTTtcaaaaggttaattttaatttctgttttgcagtttcttTTCTGGGAATTTGGTACCTCTTTGGGGTAAGAAGATACATACAGTGGTATTCCATTGTGTGGATAATCCCTTTTCATTCTTATTACTGTTTTCACTTTCTCTACATCTATCCTGTTCATTTACTATATTGTAATATTGATACATAGGAAGCTTGAGAAGCGACAAATAGCCTTGTATAATGCTACCGTTAATTACCCTACCATCCTTTTCTGTCATTTCtatatgttgatgttatttcaagcaatttagagGACCTTTCTTTCAAATAGTCTGTGGAATAGGATTTAGTTGCTGCATTTTCAATTGGGCAAAGCAAATATTTTACTGCTACAATCTTTGAGTCATGTTAGTGTgcctagtctgaattgttgtttgATTGCAGGCCTTGGGAACAAATGCTTGTGTTCTTCCTCTACTAAGGAAGTCTGTTGGAGTAGAGTTTGTGTCAGAGCACACAGCACTTGAAATGACAGGTACAGATCGGCCAGGGCTACTTTCTGAAGTATTTGCTGTTCTCACAGACTGGGGCTGTAATGTTGTTCGGGCTGAGGTGTGGACACATAACACAAGGGTTGCCTGCATTTTGAACGTTACTGATAAAACTACAGGCACAGCAATTCATGATCAAGAAAGGCTTTCAACAATTAAAAAACTTCTAAGTAGGGTTATCACAAGAGATAATGACATAAGAAGTGCCAAAACTGTGGTTTCCATGGGTATTACCCACACTGAAAGGCGTCTCCATCAAATGATGTTTGCCGACAGAGACTTTGAGCGAATGAACACAGGCGAGATGATATTGTGTGATAATGTTCGGCCATTGGTAACAGTTCATAACTGTGATGAGAAAGGATATTCTGTGGTTATTGTGCGATGCAAGGATAGAGCGAAGCTTCTTTTTGATATAGTTTGCACATTGACAGACATGCAGTACGTAGTTTATCATGCTTCCATTGGTTCACAAGGCCTGGACGCATATCAGGTGTGACTTGGTTATTAGGATTTCTAAGCCTCTGA
This genomic stretch from Cryptomeria japonica chromosome 8, Sugi_1.0, whole genome shotgun sequence harbors:
- the LOC131067105 gene encoding ACT domain-containing protein ACR4 isoform X1, which gives rise to MEWFDHVDLDNEYDKLRIRMNPPRVVIDNEACEDATLVKVDSLNIHGILLEVVQVLADFDLIISKAYISSLGGWFMDVFHVTDKNGNKLADEGLINNIQQALGTNACVLPLLRKSVGVEFVSEHTALEMTGTDRPGLLSEVFAVLTDWGCNVVRAEVWTHNTRVACILNVTDKTTGTAIHDQERLSTIKKLLSRVITRDNDIRSAKTVVSMGITHTERRLHQMMFADRDFERMNTGEMILCDNVRPLVTVHNCDEKGYSVVIVRCKDRAKLLFDIVCTLTDMQYVVYHASIGSQGLDAYQEFYIRHADGRALNSEAERQRVIQCLEAAIERRVSEGLRLELCKSNHVGLLCDATRVFRENGLSVTRAAIANRGEKGVDVFYVTDAARNLVDFKTVEAVRQEIGKTVLHVKENSMHMKSTPQENRNRFSFTDLFKPKSEHFPCNLRFIKLNF
- the LOC131067105 gene encoding ACT domain-containing protein ACR4 isoform X2 yields the protein MDVFHVTDKNGNKLADEGLINNIQQALGTNACVLPLLRKSVGVEFVSEHTALEMTGTDRPGLLSEVFAVLTDWGCNVVRAEVWTHNTRVACILNVTDKTTGTAIHDQERLSTIKKLLSRVITRDNDIRSAKTVVSMGITHTERRLHQMMFADRDFERMNTGEMILCDNVRPLVTVHNCDEKGYSVVIVRCKDRAKLLFDIVCTLTDMQYVVYHASIGSQGLDAYQEFYIRHADGRALNSEAERQRVIQCLEAAIERRVSEGLRLELCKSNHVGLLCDATRVFRENGLSVTRAAIANRGEKGVDVFYVTDAARNLVDFKTVEAVRQEIGKTVLHVKENSMHMKSTPQENRNRFSFTDLFKPKSEHFPCNLRFIKLNF